Proteins encoded within one genomic window of Bacillus thuringiensis:
- a CDS encoding YpoC family protein, translating into MERVIEVPREFRYLPFFKESVNSIAYHTEQSFEEIIQCTYFIFDIERQYEPWNEIENSIPVMLNVWKNKHEDIATLFRNRKKQEAEGPMILFAAHLLSIVYWLNEQPVHSLDEMEDFTSKLEVQPVNFMERYSFIIKKPNNYHSYIQLAQLYIEIEKLYVKKMITKKKSFSR; encoded by the coding sequence ATGGAGCGAGTTATAGAAGTACCGAGAGAATTTCGGTACTTACCATTTTTTAAAGAAAGTGTAAATTCAATTGCGTATCATACAGAACAGTCTTTTGAAGAAATCATACAATGTACTTACTTTATATTTGATATAGAAAGACAATACGAACCGTGGAATGAAATTGAAAACAGTATTCCGGTAATGTTGAATGTATGGAAAAATAAGCATGAAGACATTGCCACATTATTTCGAAACAGAAAGAAACAAGAAGCTGAAGGTCCGATGATTCTTTTTGCAGCGCATTTGTTATCAATTGTATATTGGCTAAATGAGCAACCTGTTCATAGTTTGGATGAAATGGAAGATTTCACGAGTAAATTGGAAGTACAACCAGTTAATTTTATGGAGAGATATTCGTTCATTATAAAGAAACCGAATAATTATCATTCTTATATTCAGTTAGCGCAGTTGTATATTGAAATAGAAAAGTTATATGTAAAGAAAATGATAACAAAAAAGAAGTCCTTTTCTCGTTAA